One window of Pseudomonas sp. ML2-2023-3 genomic DNA carries:
- a CDS encoding TIGR02449 family protein: MEDTDLHALMARLELLISRVEQLNRQNALLIAQEKTWREERAHLIEKNEIARHKVESMISRLKALEQDS; the protein is encoded by the coding sequence ATGGAAGACACCGACCTGCATGCACTGATGGCTAGACTCGAACTGCTGATTAGCCGAGTCGAGCAACTTAACCGCCAAAACGCACTCTTAATTGCTCAGGAAAAGACTTGGCGCGAGGAACGCGCGCACCTCATTGAAAAAAACGAAATCGCCCGACACAAGGTGGAATCGATGATTTCGCGCCTCAAAGCCCTGGAGCAAGACTCATGA
- a CDS encoding gamma-glutamylcyclotransferase, translating to MPPAINISESSCLNLAYPPRLDLGAPLTPEQLLNSMHSTMARHQGGPVWLFAYGSLIWRPECTAVERVRGRVHGYHRGLYLWSHEHRGTPQWPGLVFGLDRGGSCSGFAYRLPEDNLDASLYALWLREMPVPSYRPHWLTCRLEDGSQVQALGFVLERHLPSYAGNLPDGVLSQVLANASGRYGTTRDYVEQTVSALRSHAMPDRNLEARLKRCVPITP from the coding sequence ATGCCACCAGCGATAAATATCAGTGAATCTTCTTGCCTGAATCTGGCTTATCCGCCGCGACTTGATCTCGGTGCGCCGCTGACGCCAGAACAATTGCTCAACTCCATGCACAGCACCATGGCGCGTCATCAAGGCGGGCCGGTCTGGCTATTTGCATATGGTTCACTGATCTGGCGTCCTGAGTGCACGGCGGTCGAACGCGTGCGTGGCCGGGTGCATGGCTACCATCGCGGGCTGTATTTGTGGTCTCACGAGCATCGCGGCACACCTCAGTGGCCGGGCCTGGTCTTTGGCCTGGACCGTGGTGGTTCGTGCAGTGGCTTCGCTTATCGCTTGCCGGAAGACAACCTCGACGCTTCGCTTTACGCCCTGTGGCTGCGTGAAATGCCAGTGCCCTCGTATCGACCGCACTGGCTGACGTGCCGACTCGAAGACGGCAGTCAGGTGCAGGCTTTGGGGTTTGTGCTGGAGCGACATCTACCCAGCTATGCGGGCAACTTGCCGGATGGCGTGTTGAGCCAGGTACTGGCCAACGCCAGCGGACGCTACGGTACGACTCGCGATTATGTCGAGCAGACCGTAAGCGCCCTGCGCAGCCACGCCATGCCAGATCGAAATCTGGAGGCGCGGCTCAAGCGCTGTGTGCCGATCACGCCTTAG
- a CDS encoding ABC transporter permease encodes MHKLSHILRLGLKELTSLRHDSVLLLFLFYAFTVAIYMPAAGSIIGVHNASVAIVDEDHSALSRKLAESLLPPEFQAPQALPYDQLDQSMDSGQYTFVINVPVNFQADLLAGREPSVQVNVDATAMSQAFMGAGYIGRIFQRELLNYTGQADAAAKTPVLISNRALFNPNLEGGWFLAVIQIVNNITILAIVLTGTALLREREHGTLDHLLVLPLTALEIMLAKIWSNMLVVVLCTWISLEVVVKWALGVPLAGSLTLFLLVTALYLFASTALGIFLATLARSTPQFGLLAIPVIIPMLLLSGGSTPLDSMPQWLQWVMQCSPSTHFVSLSAAILFRDAGVNVVWPDLLALAAIGLVFFAIALARFRKSLAS; translated from the coding sequence ATGCACAAGCTCTCGCACATCCTGCGCCTTGGCCTTAAAGAACTGACCAGCCTGCGCCACGACAGCGTGTTACTGCTGTTTTTGTTCTACGCCTTCACCGTGGCTATTTACATGCCCGCTGCCGGTTCGATTATCGGGGTGCACAACGCCAGCGTTGCCATCGTCGATGAAGACCACAGCGCCTTGTCCCGCAAACTCGCTGAATCGCTGCTGCCCCCAGAGTTCCAGGCCCCGCAAGCCCTGCCCTACGATCAACTGGACCAATCGATGGACAGCGGCCAGTACACGTTTGTGATCAACGTGCCGGTCAATTTTCAGGCCGACTTGCTGGCCGGGCGTGAGCCGAGCGTGCAGGTCAACGTTGATGCCACGGCCATGAGCCAAGCCTTCATGGGTGCGGGTTACATCGGGCGGATCTTCCAGCGGGAGCTGCTCAATTACACCGGACAGGCCGACGCGGCAGCCAAAACCCCGGTGCTGATCAGTAACCGGGCACTGTTCAACCCAAACCTGGAGGGTGGATGGTTTCTGGCCGTCATCCAGATTGTGAATAACATCACCATTCTGGCCATTGTGCTGACGGGCACCGCCCTGCTGCGGGAGCGGGAACATGGCACCCTCGACCATCTTCTGGTGCTGCCGCTGACGGCTCTGGAAATCATGCTGGCGAAAATCTGGAGCAACATGCTGGTGGTGGTGCTGTGTACCTGGATATCACTGGAAGTGGTGGTGAAGTGGGCGCTGGGCGTGCCGCTGGCGGGATCGCTGACCCTGTTTTTACTAGTCACTGCGCTCTACCTGTTTGCCAGCACTGCGCTGGGAATCTTTCTGGCAACGCTGGCCCGCTCAACGCCGCAATTCGGTTTGCTGGCCATACCCGTGATCATCCCGATGCTCTTGCTTTCAGGTGGCAGCACGCCGCTGGACAGCATGCCCCAATGGCTGCAATGGGTGATGCAGTGCTCGCCGTCGACCCACTTTGTGAGCCTGAGCGCGGCGATACTGTTCCGCGATGCGGGGGTGAATGTGGTGTGGCCCGACTTGTTGGCACTGGCCGCCATCGGGCTGGTGTTCTTCGCCATCGCGCTGGCGCGTTTCCGCAAGAGCCTTGCCTCGTAG
- a CDS encoding sn-glycerol-3-phosphate transporter, whose translation MRKLGICFLAILAYATSALAQDDAQQKKEGFWYLQTSVYTRHFSPDSEHNNNQDLIGIERHDASGWLVGGATFRNSFRQRSYYAYAGKRFDSDTYPVYLKLTGGLLEGYHGEYQDKIPLNRFGVAPVIIPSVGAYYGPAAVELVLLGFNAAMITTGLRF comes from the coding sequence ATGAGAAAACTTGGGATTTGCTTCCTGGCGATACTGGCGTATGCCACTTCCGCACTGGCACAAGATGACGCACAGCAAAAAAAAGAGGGGTTTTGGTATCTGCAAACCAGTGTCTATACCCGGCACTTTTCGCCAGACTCTGAGCACAACAACAATCAGGATCTAATCGGTATTGAGCGCCATGACGCTTCAGGCTGGTTAGTTGGCGGGGCAACCTTTCGCAACTCATTTCGCCAGCGTTCGTATTACGCCTATGCGGGCAAGCGCTTTGATAGCGACACCTACCCTGTGTATTTGAAGCTCACAGGCGGCCTGCTGGAAGGCTATCACGGCGAATATCAGGACAAGATCCCGCTTAACCGCTTTGGCGTAGCGCCGGTGATCATTCCTTCGGTCGGCGCCTACTATGGCCCGGCAGCCGTCGAGCTGGTGCTGCTGGGCTTCAATGCCGCAATGATCACCACCGGTTTACGTTTTTGA
- the glpT gene encoding glycerol-3-phosphate transporter, translated as MFAFFRPAAHQAPLPEEKIDSTYRRLRWQIFAGIFFGYAGYYLLRKNFSLAMPYLIDEGYTRGQLGVAMSAIAIAYGLSKFLMGLVSDRSNPRFFLPFGLMISAGVMFIFGFAPWATSSVTMMFILLFINGWAQGMGWPPSGRTMVHWWSQKERGGVVSVWNVAHNVGGGLIGPLFLLGMAWFNDWHAAFYVPATVALLVALFAFIAMRDTPQSVGLPPIEEYKNDYPAGYDASHEDEFSAKEIFVKYVLRNKMLWYIAMANVFVYLLRYGVLDWAPTYLKEAKHFTVDTTSWAYFFYEWAGIPGTLLCGWMSDKIFRGNRGLTGIVFMSLVTVATLVYWLNPPGNPTIDMIALFSIGFLIYGPVMLIGLQALELAPKKAAGTAAGFTGLFGYLGGSVAASAAMGYLVDHFGWDGGFVLLISACLLAIAFMIPTLRHKNVASEERAVTAPA; from the coding sequence ATGTTTGCTTTTTTCCGACCTGCCGCACACCAGGCTCCCCTGCCTGAAGAAAAAATAGACAGCACCTATCGACGACTGCGCTGGCAGATTTTCGCCGGTATCTTTTTTGGTTACGCCGGTTACTACCTGCTGCGTAAAAACTTCTCGCTGGCCATGCCTTACCTGATTGACGAGGGTTATACCCGGGGTCAACTGGGCGTGGCGATGTCGGCGATAGCCATTGCCTACGGCCTGTCCAAGTTCCTGATGGGACTGGTGTCCGACCGCTCTAATCCACGCTTCTTTTTGCCTTTTGGCTTGATGATTTCAGCTGGGGTCATGTTCATTTTCGGTTTCGCACCTTGGGCAACGTCCAGCGTGACCATGATGTTCATTTTGCTGTTTATCAACGGCTGGGCTCAGGGCATGGGCTGGCCGCCCAGTGGCCGGACCATGGTTCACTGGTGGTCGCAGAAAGAACGCGGCGGTGTGGTGTCTGTGTGGAACGTGGCCCACAACGTGGGCGGCGGCCTGATCGGCCCGCTGTTTTTGCTGGGCATGGCCTGGTTCAACGACTGGCACGCCGCTTTCTATGTACCCGCCACCGTTGCCCTGTTAGTGGCACTGTTTGCGTTTATTGCCATGCGCGATACGCCGCAGTCAGTCGGCTTGCCGCCGATTGAAGAGTACAAAAATGATTATCCGGCGGGTTACGACGCCAGCCACGAAGACGAGTTCAGTGCCAAAGAGATCTTCGTCAAATACGTGCTGCGCAACAAAATGCTCTGGTATATCGCCATGGCCAACGTGTTCGTTTACCTGCTGCGCTATGGCGTACTGGACTGGGCGCCAACCTATCTGAAGGAAGCCAAGCACTTCACGGTGGACACCACCTCGTGGGCGTACTTCTTCTACGAGTGGGCAGGGATTCCGGGCACGCTGCTGTGCGGCTGGATGTCGGACAAGATCTTTCGCGGCAATCGCGGCCTGACCGGCATCGTGTTCATGTCGCTGGTGACTGTTGCGACACTGGTTTACTGGCTCAACCCGCCGGGCAACCCGACCATCGACATGATCGCGCTGTTTTCTATCGGCTTCCTGATTTATGGGCCGGTGATGCTGATCGGCTTGCAGGCTCTGGAACTGGCACCCAAGAAAGCTGCAGGGACTGCCGCAGGCTTTACCGGGTTGTTCGGCTACCTGGGCGGTTCGGTCGCGGCCAGCGCGGCAATGGGCTACCTGGTTGACCACTTCGGTTGGGATGGCGGCTTTGTGCTGCTGATCAGCGCGTGCCTGTTGGCCATCGCGTTCATGATCCCGACCCTGCGCCACAAAAATGTGGCCAGTGAAGAACGTGCGGTTACTGCTCCCGCCTAA
- the rbbA gene encoding ribosome-associated ATPase/putative transporter RbbA, with protein sequence MSDLALNASGISHWYGKQQALFDIAFSLPKGTRCGLIGPDGAGKSSLLGLIAGVKKLQQGNLEVLGGPIDDRRHRNTLYPLIAFMPQGLGGNLYPELSISENIRFFGTLFGLSKEECEQRMAELLKATDLERFAERPAGKLSGGMKQKLGLCCALIHEPDLLILDEPTTGVDPLSRRRFWELVDDVRSQRPQLTLLVATAYMEEAEQFEHCLMLDRGKLIAAGLSHELATVTATGKLDEAFTHYQGDSGHNNEPLVIPPRTSDNSDNSDIAIEAHDLTLRFGDFTAVNNVSFAIGRGEIFGFLGSNGCGKTTTMKVLTGLMPATEGSAKLLGNPVNAKDLATRKRVGFMSQSFSLYGELSVRQNLVLHAQLFDLPKAESEPRIEELIERFDLGDVASQQSGELPLGLRQRLSLAVAVLHRPEVLILDEPTSGVDPAARDDFWRLLIELSREQGVTIFLSTHFMNEAQRCDRISLMHAGKVLACDTPDALQHQFKGDTLEAAFVTCLEQAQNDQDASPAPEAEPVATPVANAPPPISKKGFSLTRLIAVASRESKELLRDKVRMAFALLGAVFMMVIFGYGISLDVENLAFAVYDQDQSPQSRAYLEAFRSSRYFEEHAPISSADELHKRLQRSEIKIALEIPPGFGRDLYAGRQPTVAAWLDGGMPFRAETSRNYVEAVHTANLEQLSTLSSQAQNRQAAAKLETRFRYNQDVISVNAIGPGVMALILAFIPAMLTALGIVREKELGSITNFYATPLTRLEFLLGKQAPYLAVSLVNLALLVAMNRWLFGVPFKGSGVTLALGGLLYVLATTSMGLLISAFTRTQIAAILGTMIITSLPTIQFSGLIVPRSSLEGSAALMGMLFPAGHFLDIAVGTFTKALDLRQLWPQCLALLGFFMVFTGLSLIMLKKQEV encoded by the coding sequence ATGAGCGACCTGGCGCTCAACGCCAGTGGCATCAGCCACTGGTATGGCAAACAACAGGCATTGTTCGACATCGCCTTCAGCCTGCCAAAAGGCACGCGCTGTGGTTTGATCGGCCCGGACGGTGCAGGTAAATCGAGCCTGCTGGGACTGATTGCCGGGGTCAAAAAACTTCAACAAGGCAACCTTGAAGTGCTCGGCGGCCCGATTGACGACCGCCGCCATCGCAACACCCTGTACCCACTGATCGCGTTTATGCCCCAAGGCCTGGGCGGCAACCTTTATCCCGAATTGTCGATCAGCGAAAACATCCGCTTTTTTGGCACCCTGTTCGGCCTCTCAAAAGAGGAGTGCGAACAGCGCATGGCCGAACTGCTCAAGGCCACCGACCTGGAGCGTTTTGCCGAACGTCCCGCGGGCAAGCTGTCGGGCGGGATGAAGCAAAAGCTCGGGCTGTGCTGCGCGCTGATCCACGAGCCGGACTTGCTGATCCTCGACGAGCCCACCACCGGGGTTGACCCGCTATCGCGTCGACGCTTCTGGGAACTGGTGGATGACGTACGCAGCCAGCGCCCTCAACTGACGCTTCTGGTGGCAACTGCCTACATGGAAGAGGCTGAGCAGTTTGAACACTGCCTGATGCTCGATCGCGGCAAATTGATTGCCGCCGGTTTAAGCCATGAGTTGGCGACCGTCACTGCTACCGGCAAGCTCGACGAAGCCTTCACCCATTACCAGGGTGACAGCGGGCACAATAATGAGCCTTTGGTGATCCCGCCTCGCACCAGCGACAACAGCGACAACAGCGATATCGCCATTGAGGCCCACGACCTGACCCTACGGTTCGGCGACTTTACGGCAGTGAACAACGTCAGCTTCGCCATTGGCCGAGGTGAAATCTTCGGCTTTTTAGGCTCCAACGGCTGCGGCAAAACCACCACCATGAAAGTCCTGACCGGACTGATGCCCGCCACCGAAGGCAGCGCCAAATTGCTTGGCAATCCGGTCAATGCCAAAGACCTGGCCACCCGCAAGCGTGTGGGCTTCATGTCGCAAAGCTTCTCGCTGTACGGTGAGTTGAGCGTGCGGCAAAACCTGGTGTTGCACGCGCAACTGTTCGACTTGCCCAAGGCCGAAAGCGAACCGCGTATCGAAGAGTTGATCGAGCGTTTCGACTTGGGCGATGTGGCCTCACAACAGTCCGGCGAATTGCCGCTGGGCCTTCGCCAGCGTTTGTCGCTGGCGGTTGCCGTGCTGCATCGCCCCGAAGTGCTGATCCTCGATGAGCCAACCTCGGGGGTCGACCCTGCCGCCCGCGATGACTTCTGGCGTTTACTGATCGAGCTGTCACGCGAGCAAGGGGTGACCATCTTTCTGTCCACCCACTTCATGAACGAAGCTCAACGCTGCGACCGCATATCGTTGATGCACGCGGGCAAAGTGCTGGCCTGCGACACGCCCGATGCGCTGCAACACCAGTTCAAGGGCGACACATTGGAAGCCGCGTTTGTCACCTGCCTGGAACAGGCACAAAACGATCAGGACGCCAGCCCTGCGCCTGAAGCTGAGCCTGTCGCCACGCCGGTGGCCAATGCCCCGCCGCCGATCAGCAAAAAAGGCTTTAGCCTGACCCGGCTGATCGCTGTCGCCAGCCGCGAATCCAAGGAATTGCTGCGCGACAAAGTGCGCATGGCGTTCGCCTTGCTGGGCGCCGTGTTCATGATGGTGATATTTGGCTACGGCATTTCTCTGGACGTCGAGAACCTGGCCTTCGCCGTCTACGACCAGGATCAGAGCCCACAAAGCCGCGCCTACCTGGAAGCCTTCCGCAGCTCACGCTACTTCGAAGAGCATGCCCCGATCAGCAGCGCCGACGAGTTGCACAAACGCTTGCAACGCTCTGAAATCAAAATTGCCCTGGAGATCCCGCCAGGCTTTGGCCGCGACTTGTACGCCGGACGCCAGCCCACGGTCGCCGCCTGGCTGGACGGTGGCATGCCATTTCGGGCCGAAACCAGCCGCAACTATGTCGAAGCGGTACACACCGCCAACCTTGAGCAGCTCTCCACCCTCAGCAGTCAGGCGCAAAACAGACAGGCAGCGGCCAAACTCGAAACCCGCTTTCGCTACAACCAGGACGTCATCAGCGTGAACGCCATCGGCCCCGGCGTGATGGCGCTCATCCTCGCGTTTATCCCGGCCATGCTCACAGCGCTGGGCATCGTGCGCGAAAAGGAACTGGGGTCAATTACCAACTTCTACGCCACGCCCCTCACCCGCCTCGAATTCCTGCTGGGCAAGCAGGCGCCGTATCTGGCCGTAAGCCTGGTCAATCTGGCATTGCTGGTGGCGATGAACCGCTGGCTGTTCGGCGTTCCATTCAAGGGCAGCGGTGTCACGCTGGCGCTAGGCGGGCTGCTGTATGTGCTGGCAACCACCAGCATGGGCTTGCTGATTTCCGCCTTCACCCGCACCCAGATTGCGGCGATCCTGGGCACCATGATTATCACCAGCTTGCCGACCATTCAGTTCTCCGGGCTGATAGTGCCGCGCTCCTCGCTTGAGGGCTCGGCGGCACTGATGGGCATGCTGTTCCCGGCCGGGCACTTTCTCGACATTGCCGTAGGCACCTTTACCAAAGCCCTGGATTTGCGCCAGTTGTGGCCCCAGTGCCTGGCCTTGCTGGGGTTCTTTATGGTCTTCACCGGGCTGAGCCTGATCATGCTCAAGAAGCAGGAGGTCTGA
- a CDS encoding 5-formyltetrahydrofolate cyclo-ligase — protein MNEPATPTRPQLRRMLRKARRDLSPCAQRQAARGLYRQLSQHPLFRRAKHISLYLPTDGEIDPRLLLREAQRRGKITYLPVLSAWPRTKMVFQRVAPGEKLIPNRFRILEPRINRARQRKVWALDLVLLPLVGFDATGGRLGMGGGFYDRSLAYQARRQSWRKPTLLGLAHECQKVESLAQASWDVPLQGTVSDSHWYVAH, from the coding sequence ATGAACGAACCTGCGACGCCTACCCGCCCGCAACTTCGCCGAATGCTGCGCAAAGCCCGCCGCGACCTGTCGCCCTGCGCGCAACGCCAGGCCGCCCGCGGCCTGTACCGGCAACTGTCACAACACCCGCTGTTTCGCCGCGCCAAACACATTTCCCTTTATTTGCCCACCGACGGTGAAATTGATCCGCGCCTGCTGCTGCGCGAAGCCCAGCGCCGGGGCAAGATCACCTACCTGCCGGTCCTCAGCGCCTGGCCAAGAACCAAGATGGTCTTCCAGCGGGTTGCTCCCGGCGAGAAGCTGATCCCCAACCGTTTTCGGATTCTCGAACCGCGAATCAACCGTGCACGCCAACGCAAGGTCTGGGCTCTGGACCTGGTGCTGCTGCCATTGGTGGGATTTGATGCAACGGGGGGGCGACTGGGCATGGGCGGCGGCTTTTATGACCGCAGCCTGGCATATCAGGCTAGACGCCAAAGCTGGCGCAAGCCGACGCTATTGGGGCTGGCCCACGAGTGTCAGAAAGTCGAATCTCTGGCCCAGGCCAGTTGGGATGTCCCTTTGCAGGGCACCGTCTCGGACAGTCATTGGTACGTCGCCCACTGA
- a CDS encoding HlyD family secretion protein: protein MSSNSRISHYFVIPLAVLLIAAGGFGYWKSRLDSLPEGISMANGRLEATEVQIAAKTPGRLAEVLVDEGDRVTQGQLLARMDTRTLEATRAQAEAEVLRARQTLAANEANVQLRQSEKRLASQELARFRQLSQRGFASGQQLDQQQARFDTSNAAVVAAQAQVAAAKAAIGSSEAQVAQLTSEIDDSSLRAPINGVIQLRLAEPGEVLGAGGRVFMMIDPSDQYMNLYMPASVVGKLTVGADARIVLDALPDQALPAKIAFVAAKSQFTPKEVETRDERQKLVFRVKLRLTDPSAVPQAKPGMPGAGYVRTADVAWPANLQ, encoded by the coding sequence ATGTCTAGCAATTCTCGAATTTCCCATTATTTCGTCATCCCCTTGGCTGTCCTGCTGATCGCAGCAGGCGGGTTCGGGTATTGGAAATCCCGGCTCGACAGCCTTCCTGAAGGCATCAGCATGGCCAACGGTCGACTCGAAGCCACAGAAGTACAGATTGCAGCCAAAACCCCGGGACGCCTGGCCGAAGTGCTGGTCGATGAAGGTGATCGCGTGACTCAGGGCCAACTGCTGGCCCGCATGGATACCCGCACCCTGGAAGCGACCCGCGCGCAAGCCGAAGCCGAAGTGCTGCGCGCCCGCCAAACCCTGGCCGCCAACGAAGCCAATGTGCAATTGCGCCAAAGCGAAAAGCGGCTGGCCAGCCAGGAACTCGCGCGCTTTCGCCAACTGTCCCAACGCGGTTTTGCCAGCGGCCAGCAACTCGACCAGCAACAGGCACGGTTTGATACCAGCAACGCAGCCGTGGTGGCAGCACAGGCCCAGGTTGCAGCAGCCAAAGCCGCGATCGGCTCATCCGAAGCCCAAGTTGCGCAACTCACCAGCGAAATCGATGACAGCAGCCTGCGCGCTCCCATCAACGGCGTGATCCAGTTGCGCCTTGCCGAACCCGGCGAAGTGCTGGGCGCAGGCGGACGGGTATTTATGATGATCGACCCCAGCGACCAGTACATGAACCTGTACATGCCCGCTTCGGTGGTCGGCAAGCTGACCGTGGGTGCCGACGCCCGCATCGTGCTCGACGCCCTGCCCGACCAGGCGCTGCCGGCCAAAATTGCTTTTGTCGCGGCCAAATCGCAATTCACGCCCAAAGAGGTCGAAACCCGCGACGAGCGGCAAAAACTGGTGTTTCGCGTCAAGCTGCGCCTCACCGACCCAAGCGCCGTGCCCCAGGCCAAGCCGGGCATGCCGGGAGCAGGTTATGTACGAACCGCAGACGTCGCCTGGCCGGCTAATCTGCAATGA
- a CDS encoding EVE domain-containing protein: MAYWLMKSEPDEFSIKDLHTLGEARWDGVRNYQARNFMRAMAVGDLFFFYHSSCPEPGIAGIGRIVEAAYPDPTALDPESHYFDPKASAEKNPWSALQVAHEQTFPKVIKLDYLKQQTALAEMPLVQKGSRLSVMPVTDDQWAAVMGLL; encoded by the coding sequence ATGGCCTATTGGTTGATGAAATCCGAGCCTGACGAGTTCTCGATCAAAGACTTGCACACGCTCGGTGAAGCGCGCTGGGATGGCGTGCGCAACTATCAGGCGCGCAACTTTATGCGAGCCATGGCAGTTGGCGATCTGTTCTTCTTTTATCACTCCAGCTGCCCCGAGCCGGGTATTGCCGGGATTGGTCGCATTGTCGAAGCAGCCTACCCCGACCCGACCGCCCTCGACCCTGAAAGCCATTACTTCGATCCCAAGGCCAGCGCCGAAAAAAATCCGTGGAGCGCCCTGCAGGTAGCCCACGAGCAGACCTTCCCCAAAGTGATCAAGCTCGATTACCTCAAACAACAAACGGCCCTGGCCGAAATGCCGCTGGTACAAAAAGGCAGCCGCCTTTCAGTGATGCCCGTTACGGATGATCAATGGGCTGCGGTGATGGGGTTGTTGTAA
- a CDS encoding flagellar basal body-associated protein FliL — MKAWIMLMLALSLPMAAVGEEAQEGGDKVSYITLSPPFVGNYGLDGSSKLKVYKADISLRVTGPEAAKAVKANDPLIRNQLVGLFTQQTSDTLGSVEAKEKLRQQALKQIQQVMSDETGKPMVDDLLFNNLIVQ; from the coding sequence GTGAAAGCGTGGATCATGTTGATGCTGGCCCTGTCCTTGCCGATGGCAGCGGTTGGAGAAGAGGCGCAAGAAGGCGGCGACAAGGTTAGCTATATCACCCTGAGCCCACCGTTTGTAGGCAATTACGGCCTGGACGGCAGTTCGAAACTCAAGGTGTACAAGGCCGATATTTCCTTGCGCGTGACGGGCCCCGAGGCTGCCAAGGCGGTTAAAGCCAATGACCCGTTGATTCGTAATCAACTGGTGGGGCTGTTTACCCAGCAGACCAGCGACACCCTGGGCAGCGTCGAGGCAAAGGAGAAGCTGCGTCAGCAAGCCCTGAAGCAGATCCAGCAGGTGATGAGCGATGAAACCGGCAAACCGATGGTGGACGATTTGCTGTTCAACAATTTGATCGTTCAGTAA
- a CDS encoding cell division protein ZapA — MSSSSSVTVHILDKEYSIMCPQEERSNLVSAARYLDGKMREIRSSGKVIGADRIAVMAALNITHDLLHKQEVAEVQTSSSTREQVRDLLERVDLVLATDPNERQS; from the coding sequence ATGAGTTCAAGCAGTAGCGTCACCGTGCATATCCTCGATAAAGAATATTCGATCATGTGCCCCCAGGAAGAGCGGAGCAATCTGGTGAGCGCTGCCCGTTATCTGGATGGGAAAATGCGCGAAATCCGCAGCAGCGGCAAAGTCATCGGCGCCGACCGTATCGCCGTGATGGCTGCTCTGAATATCACCCACGATCTGCTGCACAAGCAGGAAGTCGCCGAAGTTCAAACCAGCAGCTCCACCCGTGAGCAAGTGCGCGACTTGCTGGAGCGCGTTGATCTGGTGCTGGCCACTGATCCGAACGAACGTCAAAGCTGA
- a CDS encoding YecA family protein — translation MPIQNSPYQAFVTLLTASGHSVSPAELHGHLLGRSCAGAGFDAEGWLVEASELLAGEPQDNVRNALIGLQEMVKGELTSDDMTVVLLLPTDDAPLPERAAALGQWCQGFLSGFGLTRRAYSLSDEANEVLRDLAAIAQVQDALEESEDGESDYMEVMEYLRVAPLLLFTETKKTAEPAPAKPSLH, via the coding sequence ATGCCTATTCAGAATTCCCCGTATCAAGCCTTTGTAACCCTGCTGACTGCCAGCGGCCACTCCGTTTCGCCTGCTGAACTGCACGGCCACTTGCTGGGCCGCAGCTGCGCGGGCGCCGGTTTTGATGCCGAAGGCTGGTTGGTTGAAGCCAGCGAGCTGTTGGCAGGCGAGCCGCAAGACAACGTACGCAATGCCTTGATCGGATTGCAAGAGATGGTCAAGGGTGAACTGACCAGCGATGACATGACCGTTGTGCTGTTGCTGCCGACCGATGACGCGCCATTGCCTGAGCGCGCCGCAGCTTTGGGCCAGTGGTGCCAGGGTTTCCTGTCCGGTTTCGGCCTGACCCGCCGCGCCTACTCGTTGAGCGATGAAGCCAATGAAGTACTGCGCGACCTGGCAGCCATCGCCCAGGTGCAGGATGCACTTGAAGAGTCCGAAGACGGCGAAAGCGACTACATGGAAGTGATGGAGTACCTGCGTGTAGCACCGCTGCTGCTGTTCACCGAAACCAAAAAAACCGCTGAACCTGCGCCAGCCAAACCTTCGCTGCACTGA